DNA from bacterium:
TGTGGCCATCGTACTGCCGTTGACTTGTGTGACCGGTTGAATCCACTGTCCCATGATTTCCTGACCGCTCCGTTTGCCGCGGAATTTCCCTTTTCCATCGGGCAGCTCGAAGGAAACTTCCTGCCGATCGAATCGTGCAGGAACCGAGAAACCCGCAATATCGGCCAGCCATCCCTGCTTCGTTTGAAGAATCAAGAGACTTCCCCGAATATCCGGCCCAAATCGGTGCTTCGCTCCCCAGAGCCCTTCCAGTTTTTGAGCCGGATCGAATTCAGCCTGCTGCTCCCGAGCTTGTGTGAGGAAACCAAAAAGCAAAATCCCCAACGCAGTCACCGCCGCCAATCGAACAGCCATCATAGGGGGACATTATATCCATTGTGGTTATATTGTCAATGGATATATTTGAAATGGATATAAGCAGCCACACGATGATCCGGGACTTTGCCTGGCGGAGTCGTTTGGTCGGCCGATCGGCTCCGAAACAGGCAACTCAGGTTGCCGAAAAAACAATCCAAGTTGCGCAAAGTTCGTTGTTAATAATGCTGATCGACGAAGGCGCAGACTTCAATAGATGGCAAACGTCTTGCTCTGCGAATTCGCAAAGCGAGGTTACGTGCCATGAAAATATTCGTTGTCCTGGTATTCACTCTTGGTTTGATCGGAGTTTGCGAAGCTGCGCCCGATCTTACGTATGTAGGAGTAGGGCCTCTCGTCAGTGATCAGAACGGGAGCATCTTCATTCGCGTAAACGTAATTAACGATTCGCCTGATCCTGCGGTCGCGTGTAAAGGAAACATTCTGATCGATGGAGCGATAGCGAAAGTTTTTGATATTCCTGCACTGGCTGGAAATGCTACTCAAGCTACGACGGGCGCTAACCAGAAAGTCATTGATTTGACGGTTCCAAGCACTGTTGGTTCGCACACAGTAGAAATCAATTTGGACTCTGACAATCAAAATAAGGAAAGCGATGAAAATAACAATAAGGCGACTCGCAGCGTAACGGTTCGCGCGAAACTAACCTTGCGCGCTACTGGACCCGGCAAAGTTACATTTCCATTCGGTCCGAATCAGACAATCCTGACCTGTGAAAGCGGTCACACGCTTGCCGAGCCTTTTGCACCGGGCGCAACAGTAACTTTGACCGCTGTGCCGCAATCCGGATCGATTCTTTCGGGTTGGGTTGTTCTACAAGGATCTCCCGCCGGTGCAATGTGTGCCGCGAGGGCCAATCCTTGTTCATTTGTAATCGATAAAGACATCTTTGTGGAAGCAAAATTCAACACACCGCCGCCGCCACCTCCTCCTGCGCAGCTCACCTTCACCGTAACGAAAGGAGAATCGGGCAGCGGCACGGTCACCGATAGCGCCGGCATGAACTGCGGCAGCGACTGCTCTTCATCAATCGCTTCCGGAACGGGCGTCACTGTAAAAGCACAAGCGGCTCCCAATTCAACTTTTGTGAACTGGAGCAATGGTACCGGCTCCGCAGCGGCTTGCAATGACTCTACTGTAGCGTTTTGCCGTTTTACGATTTCGCAAAATTCCAGTATTCGCGCGAATTTTCAGCTGGCGCAATGAATCTTGCGGTAGTCGGGGATCATCAATCGAAAATCTGCGAAAAAGAGTAAGCAAATCAGCACGGAAAGTCTGGGCCTTCCAGATAAATCTAGAAAGTAGGTAAAATCAGTTAGCCTGCTTTACGAAACCTCTCCCACCGACGTTCGAGAAATTCTGGATGCGGCCTGCAATTTGCATAAGGCCAATCCATTCTGAATTCTTGGTTCACCTTCAGGTTCCGCATCGGGAAGAATGTGTGCTGCATCAAGTAGCTCACGATGGCGCAAATTACAAAACGACCCGGATGAAGCCGGTGGTCAATCACAAGCCGGTGGGCAGTTGGATCTTTTCCAGGAATGCGCGCCAGCGCGGATCACGGTGGACGTTGCGAAACGAGGGATTTCCAAGAAGCTGCGTGAGGCCCGGATCGCGATGAGTGTAGCCCAGCTCCAGCCATTCAAAAGCTTTGTCTGACTCACCACGAATTGCGTACACTTCTGCGATCTGAAAAGCAGAGTTGAAGGATTCTGTTTCTATTAAATGCTGCAGCGCTGCATCTGCTTCTTTCTTCATTCCTGCGGAAGCATAAGCAAGGGCGAGTCCGGATTTCCGCCAGCCGGTTTTTTCCTTCTGCATTTCTGCAATCGCTTCCTGAAATTTTCCTTTTGCGATGTAAATGCGCCCGAGAATCATGTGCGCTGCCGGATATTCCGGATTCAGCTCCAACGCCTTCTTCAAAGCTGCCTCCGCCTCATCCAAGCGGCCAGCGCGGTAATTGATGTGACTGTAGTCGTAATACGAACGAACGCTCAGCGGATCCAACTCGATCGCTTGTTTCGCCAATCGCAGCGCTTCGTCGAACTTTCCCAGTACTGCAGCGATATTTGCTCCTCCGCGGATCGAAGACATGTCTCGAGAATCCAATTTCAGCGCCTTTTGGAAGGAGGACTCCGCGGCGGACCAGTTCCGATCATACGATGCCTTGATCATCCCCAAGACAGCATGCGCTTCCGCCAGTTCAGGATTCAGCTCCAGCGCCTTCTCTGCCTCCCGGCGCGCTTTCCGAAAACCTTCCTCTGTAGGAATCAGAGTTCCTGACGCCTGATCTCTGTGCGCGTAGGCT
Protein-coding regions in this window:
- a CDS encoding 6-aminohexanoate hydrolase; amino-acid sequence: MAVRLAAVTALGILLFGFLTQAREQQAEFDPAQKLEGLWGAKHRFGPDIRGSLLILQTKQGWLADIAGFSVPARFDRQEVSFELPDGKGKFRGKRSGQEIMGQWIQPVTQVNGSTMATPVRLTADARSLWRGIVTPKEDTFTWYLPITRTPN